Genomic DNA from bacterium:
GCGCTCGGAGAAATTGCCCTCCTTGAGCGTGAGAGGGTGTTCGAACAAATACTCGTTGCAGCCAGGGAACTCGCATCGACCCCCGGCGCGTACCGCGAGTAGAATCTTGGTCGCTTCCTTGAGATCGCGAGAGGCTGCCTGAATAGGTGACCCACTCGACGATGGCGGAAGCATCTTGGGTTTCGTCTTCTTTGGCATAGCAACTCACACGTTAGGAATAGAAGCGACCACGACACCTTGCACCAGGAAATCCCTAGTGAGGATGATCGGCTTGTGTCTTGGATTCCGTGATCGTGGCAGCAGCATTATCACTTTGTCGTCGCGCCGATACTCCTTGATCGTCGCGTCGTCATCGATGAGGGCGACCACGATCTGACCATTCTCGGCCGTCGACTGCTGTCGGACAAGAACAAGTCCGCCATCCTTGATACCTGCCAAGGTCATCGAGTCGCCCTGGGTGCGCAAGAGGAAGTAGCGGTGCGGCGGTCGAGCGAGGCCGACGGAAACTGGGATGGTCGCTTCGATGTTCTCAGTGGCGAGGAGTGGCGCTCCACATGGAGCGGTGCCCACGAGCGGCACCTGCACCGTACGTGCGTGGTCTGTCGTCTCTGATGGACTGCGCAGCAGCCGCAGCTCGCCATTCGGACGACGGGCCAGGTAGCCGGCCTCCTGCAGACGATTGATGATCACGGCTGCCGAGCGCGGTGAACGGTAGCCCAGGAGTGCGGCGAGCTTGCGCACCGATGGCGCTTGACCCGTGTGCACGATCTGATTGCGGATCGAGGCTAGCGCCTTGCGCTGGACGCTGTCGAGGTGATGGCTTCTTACTTTCATACATCCGTAGTGTATGCTGGTGTATGCTCATCTGTCAAGAAGCGTGCTGTGGATAAGGTCTGAAGGTAGTCTCGACATGCCCGCATCGTGAGACGCCGACCACTCTGCTGCCGTAACACCCATTCGCCTCGTCACGGGCGTCGGCGGCGACCCAGCACGTGGTGCAATGGTCAGTCACACCGCTCGGTGGCCGCCACACGAATGAAACGGCCCGAGGTACAATGCGAGAACCATGTGTCCCGACCACGCCGACTCCGACGACGATTTCGGGCAGCTGCCGCGGAGCAGCCCGCAGCACGAGCTGGAGCGCGCTTCCAGCGCGGCGCTCGACCATCTCCTGACAAGTAAGTACGACCGCGAGCTTGAGCTGCGGTCCGAGCCCGGTCCCGACACGGGCGTGGATAGATATCTCGAAGTGAAGGTCAATGGTCGCTACACGAAGTGCCAGGCGTTGGTACAGCTCAAGGGCACGGACTCTGCTAAGCCGCTTTCCAAGGGAGGCCTCGCGCATCCGGTCGAGGTGTACAACCTCAACTACCTGCGCCAGGGTCTATCTTCCATCTACATCTTGTACGACCGTCCGCGGGATGAGTTCTGGTACGCGTGGGCCCGGGATGAACGGGGTCGCCTCGATGCGGAGCGGCCTGGGTGGCGCGACAAACGCAAGGTGCGGCTGCACTTCAAGAGGCGGCTCGACGCCGGGGGGATCACAGAGATACGAGCGAGGGTGCTGGCCGAAGGAAGGCTCGCCCGCGACGTGCTTGAACGGCACGCGCGACTGCAGGTGGGGGACAAACTCACGCTAGCGTTGCAGCAAAACAAGCCGGTGATCACTGACGGGAGCGAGGCGCTCGACAGGTTGCTCGCCGAGGGGTTCGACATGGCCGCGGCGGGCCGCGCCGACGAAGTACTCGAGTTGGCGACTAAGTTATCGGCGGAGAGCAGGAGCTACGCGGGGGTGCAGCTCATATTGGCGAACGCCGAGTTCATGCGCTCCCGCGCTCAGCACGCGCTCGGGTACCTAGCCGAGGCTGCGCTCAAGGCGGATCAGCTGCCCACCGAGGCTCACGAACTTCTTGCAGGCCTACAGCTGGAATGCGAGTTCCTCGCGGGCCGGATCTCACGCGACGAGTACCTCCGGAAGCAACACGCCTTTGCCGCCTCGTGCGCAACTCCTCTACGAGACTTCCACCGACTCGAGGAGCTGCGCCTCGAGTTCCTGGACCAACCTACACCCGACCGCCAGGATGAGATCCTCGAAGAGGTAGTGGCAATCGACGCGAGAGTACAGGGGGACTCAGACGCTGGCCCGGGTCGGAAGGCGCACGCCCGGTTCATGCACCTGCTTCTGCGAGGCCTGAGGTGGAGCGCTGAGCTGCAGGAATGGAGCCTCGTGGCCATGTTGCTGAGGGCGTTCGGGCTGATGACGCCATCGGATGCCGACGAACGGGCCAAGGGCGCGGCCCGCGAGGTTGATTGCTTCATCGCGGACGTCAGCACGTTCATCGAGGAGGTGCGGCAGCTCTCCCAGCCCTGGATTTTGGGCGAGGCGCTTCTCCTGCGAGCGCTCGCTTACGTCATCCAACTGAGGTTCGTCTGCATGGCTCGGGTGCTGACCGGAGGAGCATTCGGCCGCGAGGACCAGCATCTGCAGACCGAGAAGGACGCCCTTGCCGCGGTCGACGTGTTTCGACGTGCAGGCATGCTCCACGCTGAACTGCGCGCCCAAATGGTCCTCGCCGACTACTACGAACTGACGAACCATGGCGACAAGGCGCGCGAGCTGGCCCTCCAGGCGCAGCCCACGGTCGAGGCCATGAGCTACGGCAATCTCGTTGCCTCGGTTCGTGCATATGTCGCCGGGCGCTCGATGCTCCGCCAGGATGCGGACCGCTTGGCCGGATTCCTGACGGGCGGCCTGTTTGCTATGTTGGCCTCGCTCACGGACGACGAACTGCACCTCATGGCACGACGAACCGCCTCGCGATTTCCGGTCTCCGAGGAACAGATGGGGACCTTCGAGGTGAGCTTCTTCGCCGGCAGGGAGGCCGGTCGGGAACGCGTCCGGTGGTGCCGGTACCTCAACTTGGAGGAGAGGCGGCCACCCGCGGGGAAGCCATGGGAGATCGCTCTGCCGCTCGTCTGGCGTTGCGTGCGCCGCCAACATATCATTGAGGCGCCCCGATCCGAGTGGCTCCGGTTCCTGCGGGGTTTTGAGCGAACCCACTGCGAGGACTGCTCCGACCGCAATCCGCTGGAGACAGATGCCAGCAACACCCAGCCCTCGAAGTGTCCAGACTAGCCGACCGCGCGACGATGCGTCCTGTTCTTGACGCATTGCCGTCCAATCCTGTATCATTAACTCATGTATGCCTTCACATTCAAACAACCAGCGTCCTAGGATAACAAGACAACGCCTCTGGTATCTCTACTGCCTCGTTGGTCTTACTGAGTCAGATATTGAGAAGATCACCGGATGGCCTCGTCAGGAGATAGAGGCACGTTTGCGTACCTGGGGTCTCACGTTCCTGTCGCCAGTATCCCGATGCACCAACCGTTTTCTCGAACGCCGCATAGAGCGTTCCATCGTGCACCCGCTCAATTCCTTCACCAAGATGGAGCTCGTGGCTTCCATGCGTGAGCAACTGCGCGACGCAGTGCTCGATAATCCCGTCGACTGGGACTGCGTTGATCGGCTGCGCTGGTTGCCTCAGATTGAAGCAGAGGCATCCTCGGTGCCCCCGATACCACAGGAGTTACTATAAGAACGCAGCCTCTCTGCGCTTGCCACCACTGCCGGGTATATGTTATCGAGTTCGGAAAGGACCCAATATGGTCCACGTACCGGGGTATTGTCCCCACGAATGAACCTCGCGAAGCCATCC
This window encodes:
- a CDS encoding DUF4365 domain-containing protein, which produces MCPDHADSDDDFGQLPRSSPQHELERASSAALDHLLTSKYDRELELRSEPGPDTGVDRYLEVKVNGRYTKCQALVQLKGTDSAKPLSKGGLAHPVEVYNLNYLRQGLSSIYILYDRPRDEFWYAWARDERGRLDAERPGWRDKRKVRLHFKRRLDAGGITEIRARVLAEGRLARDVLERHARLQVGDKLTLALQQNKPVITDGSEALDRLLAEGFDMAAAGRADEVLELATKLSAESRSYAGVQLILANAEFMRSRAQHALGYLAEAALKADQLPTEAHELLAGLQLECEFLAGRISRDEYLRKQHAFAASCATPLRDFHRLEELRLEFLDQPTPDRQDEILEEVVAIDARVQGDSDAGPGRKAHARFMHLLLRGLRWSAELQEWSLVAMLLRAFGLMTPSDADERAKGAAREVDCFIADVSTFIEEVRQLSQPWILGEALLLRALAYVIQLRFVCMARVLTGGAFGREDQHLQTEKDALAAVDVFRRAGMLHAELRAQMVLADYYELTNHGDKARELALQAQPTVEAMSYGNLVASVRAYVAGRSMLRQDADRLAGFLTGGLFAMLASLTDDELHLMARRTASRFPVSEEQMGTFEVSFFAGREAGRERVRWCRYLNLEERRPPAGKPWEIALPLVWRCVRRQHIIEAPRSEWLRFLRGFERTHCEDCSDRNPLETDASNTQPSKCPD
- the lexA gene encoding transcriptional repressor LexA translates to MKVRSHHLDSVQRKALASIRNQIVHTGQAPSVRKLAALLGYRSPRSAAVIINRLQEAGYLARRPNGELRLLRSPSETTDHARTVQVPLVGTAPCGAPLLATENIEATIPVSVGLARPPHRYFLLRTQGDSMTLAGIKDGGLVLVRQQSTAENGQIVVALIDDDATIKEYRRDDKVIMLLPRSRNPRHKPIILTRDFLVQGVVVASIPNV